One Echinicola strongylocentroti DNA window includes the following coding sequences:
- a CDS encoding GntR family transcriptional regulator produces MNDTSFIRISPNSRVPKYRQIVNSITEDVNGGKLEIGARIPSINELSERHYVSRDTVEKAYKILKEKGILKSKKSIGYYIANTMEEGGKKVLLLINKFSDYKLKIYKAFLAALDQDFKVDFYVYHCDDQLFVNKLNESIGQYYLFVVMPHFKNENDLHVSINDKVLNVLKKIAPNKLIVMDNKLEELAGPVPAIYQDFKMDIYYALIEANLYIQKYKKLILIFPANSLYPHPQEIKIGFRKFCVENDVDFEIIDSSGEVCDVQKGDAYIVIQENDLVGIISQIKEMGVELGKDIGVISYNDTPLKQFLGITVFTTDFESMGRIAAGFIKSNKKEQLKNEFIFINRGSI; encoded by the coding sequence ATGAACGATACAAGTTTTATAAGGATTTCTCCCAATTCCCGAGTACCAAAGTATAGGCAAATAGTAAACTCCATTACTGAAGATGTCAATGGAGGGAAACTGGAAATTGGAGCTAGGATCCCTTCAATCAATGAGTTAAGTGAAAGGCATTACGTCTCAAGGGATACGGTCGAAAAAGCCTACAAAATCCTGAAGGAAAAAGGTATTCTAAAATCAAAGAAATCGATTGGGTATTATATCGCCAATACAATGGAAGAAGGGGGGAAGAAGGTCCTGCTTCTTATAAATAAGTTTAGTGATTATAAATTGAAAATATATAAAGCTTTTTTAGCTGCACTTGACCAAGACTTTAAAGTTGACTTTTATGTTTACCATTGTGATGATCAATTGTTTGTCAATAAACTGAATGAGTCAATCGGGCAATATTATCTATTCGTGGTAATGCCGCATTTTAAAAATGAAAATGACCTACACGTCAGTATAAATGATAAAGTCCTGAATGTCCTCAAAAAAATCGCCCCCAATAAGTTAATCGTAATGGACAATAAGTTGGAGGAATTAGCAGGGCCTGTTCCTGCTATTTACCAGGATTTTAAAATGGATATTTATTATGCATTGATTGAGGCGAATCTTTATATACAGAAGTACAAGAAGTTGATCTTGATATTTCCTGCAAACTCCCTATACCCACATCCACAGGAAATTAAAATTGGCTTCCGTAAATTTTGCGTGGAAAATGATGTTGACTTTGAGATAATAGATTCTTCGGGAGAGGTGTGCGATGTCCAAAAAGGCGATGCATATATCGTGATACAAGAAAATGACCTTGTAGGTATCATCAGTCAAATAAAGGAAATGGGAGTGGAGCTGGGAAAGGATATTGGGGTGATTTCTTACAATGATACTCCTTTGAAGCAGTTTCTTGGGATAACGGTATTTACTACGGACTTCGAAAGCATGGGGAGGATAGCAGCCGGTTTTATCAAATCCAATAAAAAAGAACAATTGAAGAATGAGTTTATTTTCATAAACAGAGGCTCAATATAA